From Calothrix sp. PCC 6303, a single genomic window includes:
- a CDS encoding filamentous hemagglutinin N-terminal domain-containing protein, producing the protein MNRIQFIFSSLFLYIFLVFKITPVKAQITPDTTLGNESSQINYNAVINGLNADQINGGATRGSNLFHSFSEFNIKDGQRVYFANPSGVLNILTRVTGKDASSIFGTLGVDGNANLFLMNPNGILFGKNAQLDIQGSFLGTTANSITFPGGAEFSANNPQAVPLLTINLPIGLQFGSQPGNITSQAVIRDSQGNLASGLLVGGGTLAFMGGEITLDDSLLFAQNGQVKLGAISGDTTVGLNVNGSLLDFKFPENFGRAPINLTNANIFVTDENGAIELFGGKIGLNNSILFSDSNGSGSIIIDATLLNLDNGTRIFSATSGTAKGGDIQIQASGAVNFANSSRILSISDASATVPGGDVTINAEKITVTGDGNTQNSSSIGAFTYSEGNGGNITLNAKDSIHINGGLISASTDSTGKGGDLTVRATNDVNIANNASFGLLTTGSGSTGNIQIETGTLRLQNNLLGGGVTALASGSGSVGSISIQARNAVEVTQSNISTSLVIPLGSPTQATAGDITIQTQRLNLKDGGSVNTNTFSSANAANISIKASEYIEISGFLSEISSSTRFGSGNGGNVTIETPRFTATQGGGVSTTSLESRGNAGNITIRAKDVELDGSVFVPKEQFLARINQIGAAEFLFDPLSQEILARFGGLDYESSLSSDLIRGNADVGGGTITIDTERLRLSNGGKISTSVLAGGQGRGGNLVVRATDSIDITGVGTERLDGSLTPSGLFAELQTGGIGSGGSIDVTTRRLNLSNGGAISASTFGEGNAGNIRINARSIDLRGNSKIATQVDNKAKGNAGNINITTQLLNVQEESQISSATQGSGNAGNLTVQADNIILTGSDSKFATGFLSSVDEGANGNGGGIDITSNRLTVRKSAEIVSSSLGTGDAGNIGINANFVEILDKGSAIASSTNAGNGGDIKLNIADILLLRRGAFISTTAGRNQAGGDGGNINLISKFIVAVPQENSDILANAFTGRGGNINIQTQAIFGIEPRPQTTNQSDITASSELGVQGQISIQKPDADPSRGLIQLPGGFKDKSDEIDQLCGRNRIPLGSFIVTGKDGSIPSNPVVNPMQGEVDLSLPATLDESNSTERVDKLPDSLMVQHPPQNRIVEAQALMRGADGTLYLVAQAPNAIPNSRPAVSACTGVGRR; encoded by the coding sequence ATGAACAGAATACAATTTATTTTTTCGAGTCTTTTTTTATACATTTTCTTAGTATTTAAAATTACACCAGTTAAAGCACAAATAACTCCCGATACTACCCTTGGAAACGAATCTTCACAAATCAATTACAACGCCGTAATCAACGGTTTGAATGCAGACCAAATTAATGGTGGTGCAACCAGAGGAAGCAATCTTTTTCACAGTTTTAGCGAATTTAATATCAAAGATGGACAAAGGGTTTATTTTGCTAATCCATCGGGAGTATTAAATATTTTAACGCGAGTCACTGGTAAAGATGCGTCAAGTATTTTCGGGACATTAGGTGTAGATGGGAATGCAAATTTATTTTTGATGAATCCCAATGGCATCTTGTTTGGTAAAAATGCTCAATTAGATATTCAAGGTTCATTTCTGGGAACAACGGCAAACAGCATTACTTTCCCTGGTGGGGCAGAATTTAGTGCCAACAATCCCCAAGCAGTGCCGTTATTAACTATCAATTTACCAATTGGTTTGCAGTTTGGTTCCCAACCTGGAAATATTACTAGTCAAGCTGTGATTCGGGATTCACAAGGAAATCTTGCTAGTGGTTTGCTAGTTGGTGGTGGCACCCTAGCATTTATGGGTGGTGAAATTACCTTAGATGATAGTTTGTTGTTTGCCCAAAATGGACAAGTAAAATTGGGGGCAATCAGTGGAGATACAACCGTTGGGCTAAATGTTAACGGTTCATTGCTGGATTTTAAATTTCCAGAAAATTTCGGACGCGCACCCATCAACTTAACGAATGCAAATATCTTTGTTACAGATGAAAATGGTGCAATTGAATTATTTGGTGGAAAAATTGGGCTAAATAATTCTATTCTTTTCAGTGACAGTAACGGTAGCGGCTCAATCATTATTGATGCAACTCTACTTAATTTAGATAACGGTACTAGAATATTCAGCGCTACTTCTGGTACAGCGAAAGGTGGTGATATTCAAATTCAAGCCAGTGGTGCAGTAAATTTTGCTAACAGTAGTAGGATTTTATCTATCAGCGATGCTTCAGCCACAGTTCCAGGCGGTGACGTTACTATCAACGCGGAAAAAATCACAGTTACCGGAGATGGAAATACCCAAAATAGTAGTAGTATTGGTGCGTTTACTTATAGTGAAGGTAATGGGGGAAATATCACCCTCAATGCCAAAGACTCTATTCATATCAACGGTGGCTTGATATCTGCCAGTACTGATAGTACAGGCAAGGGAGGGGACTTGACCGTGAGAGCTACAAATGATGTCAATATTGCCAATAACGCTTCTTTCGGATTACTTACTACTGGTTCTGGTTCAACAGGCAATATTCAAATTGAAACAGGTACTTTACGGCTTCAAAACAATTTGTTAGGGGGAGGAGTGACGGCACTTGCATCTGGTAGTGGAAGTGTTGGTTCTATTTCTATTCAAGCTCGAAATGCAGTTGAAGTGACTCAAAGTAATATATCTACAAGTCTGGTTATACCACTGGGAAGTCCAACTCAAGCAACAGCAGGGGATATAACCATCCAAACCCAACGACTCAATCTCAAAGATGGGGGTTCGGTGAACACGAATACTTTTAGTAGTGCAAATGCAGCTAACATTTCGATCAAAGCTAGCGAGTATATAGAAATTAGCGGTTTCCTTAGCGAGATATCAAGTAGTACAAGGTTCGGTTCTGGAAACGGAGGTAATGTAACGATTGAAACACCTCGATTTACTGCCACTCAAGGAGGAGGTGTGAGTACCACATCCCTTGAAAGCAGGGGTAATGCTGGGAATATTACCATTCGTGCCAAAGATGTAGAATTAGATGGTTCTGTTTTCGTACCCAAAGAACAGTTTTTAGCTAGAATAAATCAAATTGGTGCAGCGGAATTTTTGTTTGATCCTCTTTCACAAGAAATTCTTGCCAGGTTTGGGGGTCTTGATTATGAGAGTAGCTTGTCTTCAGATCTAATTAGAGGGAATGCAGATGTCGGGGGCGGTACAATAACTATTGATACTGAACGCTTGCGCTTGAGTAATGGTGGAAAAATCTCAACCTCAGTATTGGCAGGAGGACAGGGACGAGGCGGTAATTTGGTAGTTCGTGCCACTGATTCTATTGATATTACTGGAGTTGGGACAGAACGCCTAGATGGTTCATTGACACCATCAGGCTTATTTGCAGAATTGCAAACTGGCGGAATTGGTTCTGGGGGCAGCATTGATGTGACAACAAGACGCTTAAACCTCAGTAATGGGGGAGCAATTTCTGCCAGTACATTTGGTGAAGGAAATGCAGGAAATATTAGGATTAATGCCAGAAGTATTGATTTGCGTGGAAATAGCAAAATCGCCACTCAGGTTGACAATAAAGCTAAGGGCAACGCAGGCAACATCAATATCACAACTCAACTATTAAATGTTCAAGAAGAGTCACAGATTTCATCAGCAACCCAAGGAAGTGGAAATGCGGGTAATTTAACTGTACAAGCTGATAACATTATCCTGACTGGTTCAGATAGTAAGTTTGCAACTGGTTTCCTATCCTCAGTTGATGAAGGGGCTAATGGTAATGGTGGTGGTATAGATATTACAAGTAATCGCTTGACTGTACGTAAGAGTGCTGAAATTGTCTCCAGCAGTCTCGGCACGGGTGACGCTGGAAATATTGGGATTAATGCGAATTTTGTGGAAATTCTGGATAAAGGCAGTGCGATCGCTTCTTCAACGAATGCAGGCAATGGTGGTGACATCAAACTCAATATCGCTGATATATTACTATTACGTCGTGGTGCTTTCATTTCCACTACCGCAGGGAGAAACCAAGCTGGTGGTGATGGCGGTAATATCAATCTCATCTCTAAATTTATCGTTGCTGTACCTCAAGAAAATAGCGATATCCTAGCTAATGCTTTTACAGGAAGAGGTGGAAATATCAATATCCAAACCCAAGCCATTTTTGGGATTGAACCCCGTCCTCAAACCACAAATCAAAGCGATATTACCGCAAGTTCAGAACTTGGTGTACAGGGGCAAATTTCTATCCAAAAACCTGATGCTGATCCCAGTCGAGGGTTAATCCAGCTACCTGGAGGATTCAAAGATAAGAGCGATGAAATAGATCAACTGTGCGGTAGAAACAGAATACCTTTAGGCAGCTTTATTGTCACTGGTAAAGACGGTAGCATACCCTCCAATCCGGTTGTAAATCCGATGCAGGGTGAGGTTGATTTAAGCTTACCTGCCACCCTAGATGAAAGTAATTCTACTGAGAGAGTGGATAAACTTCCAGATAGTTTAATGGTGCAACATCCACCACAGAATAGGATCGTCGAAGCTCAAGCCCTAATGAGAGGTGCTGACGGCACATTATACTTGGTGGCACAAGCGCCAAACGCCATACCAAATTCTCGTCCTGCGGTGTCTGCTTGCACTGGTGTTGGCAGGAGGTAG
- the cobQ gene encoding cobyric acid synthase CobQ — MKAIMVVGTTSHAGKSLLTTAICRILSRRGWRVAPFKGQNMALNSYVTPTGGEIGYAQAVQAWAAGVVPWVEMNPILLKPQGDMTSQVIMKGKPIGRVNANEYYEQYFDLGWRSIEESLQHLQTEFDLLVCEGAGSPAEINLKHRDLTNMRIAKHLNAATILVVDIERGGAFAHVVGTLELLDPDERALIKGIVINKFRGQISILEPGLKWLEERTGIPVLGVIPYMEQVFPAEDSLDLLERKPDKQNSDLNIAVVRLPRISNFTDFDPLESEPTVSVKYLSPKQDLGHPDAVILPGTKTTIPDLMLLQKSGMAEAIQHYAASGGTVLGICGGYQMLGQMIADPEGIEGQAGRYQGLNLLPIKTVITGQKIARQRQVTSHFPQMGLPVTGFEIHQGRSRIEIQGTDNQAFQALFDDINLGLVDNCQSVWGTYLHGIFDNGPWRRAWLNRLRQQRGLKSLPTGVSNYREQRENLLDSLAVEVEKHLDLTAFLG, encoded by the coding sequence ATGAAAGCAATTATGGTAGTGGGAACAACATCCCACGCAGGAAAATCACTCTTAACTACAGCTATTTGTCGCATTTTATCACGACGTGGTTGGCGGGTGGCTCCTTTTAAGGGTCAAAATATGGCTTTGAATTCCTACGTCACTCCCACTGGTGGTGAAATTGGTTACGCACAAGCTGTACAAGCATGGGCTGCCGGAGTGGTACCCTGGGTAGAAATGAACCCAATTTTGCTCAAACCCCAAGGTGACATGACATCCCAAGTCATTATGAAGGGTAAACCTATTGGCAGAGTTAACGCCAATGAATATTATGAGCAATATTTTGATTTGGGCTGGCGCTCCATTGAAGAATCTTTACAACACCTGCAAACCGAATTTGACTTACTAGTTTGTGAAGGTGCTGGAAGTCCTGCGGAAATTAACCTTAAACACCGCGACTTAACAAACATGCGGATAGCAAAACATCTCAATGCTGCAACTATTTTGGTAGTTGACATCGAACGAGGTGGTGCTTTTGCTCACGTAGTAGGGACTTTAGAATTATTAGATCCCGATGAACGCGCTCTGATTAAAGGTATTGTCATTAACAAGTTCCGAGGACAAATATCAATTCTGGAACCTGGCTTGAAATGGTTAGAAGAACGTACAGGAATTCCTGTTTTAGGTGTTATTCCTTACATGGAACAGGTTTTTCCTGCGGAAGATTCCCTAGATTTGCTCGAACGTAAACCAGATAAACAAAACAGTGATTTGAATATTGCTGTGGTTCGTTTGCCTCGAATTTCCAACTTTACTGATTTTGATCCCCTAGAATCTGAACCCACTGTATCAGTTAAATATCTCAGCCCTAAACAAGATTTAGGACATCCGGATGCAGTAATTCTTCCCGGTACCAAAACCACCATTCCCGATTTGATGTTACTGCAAAAAAGCGGCATGGCAGAAGCAATTCAACATTATGCAGCATCTGGTGGTACAGTTTTAGGAATCTGTGGTGGCTATCAAATGTTAGGACAAATGATTGCCGATCCTGAAGGTATTGAAGGACAAGCGGGTAGGTATCAAGGATTGAACCTATTACCCATCAAAACTGTGATTACTGGGCAAAAAATCGCCCGTCAACGTCAAGTTACTTCCCATTTTCCCCAAATGGGTTTACCTGTAACTGGCTTTGAAATTCACCAAGGAAGATCCCGAATCGAAATCCAAGGCACAGATAACCAAGCTTTCCAAGCATTGTTTGATGATATTAATTTAGGTTTAGTTGATAATTGTCAATCTGTTTGGGGAACCTATTTACACGGTATATTTGATAATGGTCCTTGGCGTAGAGCTTGGTTAAATCGTTTACGTCAGCAACGTGGTTTAAAATCCTTGCCTACTGGTGTTTCAAACTACCGTGAACAACGGGAAAATCTCTTAGATTCTTTAGCAGTTGAAGTGGAGAAACATCTTGATTTAACCGCATTTTTGGGTTAA
- the hemW gene encoding radical SAM family heme chaperone HemW, with protein MIQEIFINEVPTSAYLHIPFCRRRCFYCDFPVSVVGDNKRGETSGAISRYVEVLCQEITITPNFGKPLETIFFGGGTPSLLSASQLQQIIDILNQYFGISPSAEISMEMDPGTFDLQHLESYHQSGVNRVSCGVQAFQETLLQVSGRSHNLTDTYSAIELIRQVNIPNFSLDLISGLPNQTLEMWQQSLEEAISLTPNHISIYDLTIEPGTAFGRYFQPGDKPLPSDETTVHMYRMAQKVLTHAGYEHYEISNYAKPGYQCRHNRVYWENRPYYAFGMGAASYIQGKRFTRPRQTQTYYDWVTAGAVINCEVTPPDEVFLDTLMVGLRLAEGLDLTNLQDKFGIKKIEETLKILQPYMQKDWIIIQDNKLKLTDPEGFLFSNVILSQLFAYL; from the coding sequence ATGATTCAAGAGATTTTCATCAATGAGGTTCCGACTTCAGCTTACCTACATATTCCATTTTGTCGGCGACGCTGTTTTTACTGTGATTTTCCGGTTTCGGTGGTTGGGGACAACAAGCGCGGTGAGACATCAGGTGCTATCTCTCGCTATGTTGAGGTACTGTGCCAAGAAATTACCATCACACCGAATTTTGGTAAACCCTTAGAAACTATTTTCTTTGGAGGTGGCACTCCTTCGCTGTTATCTGCAAGCCAGTTACAACAAATTATAGATATATTAAATCAATATTTTGGCATCTCTCCAAGTGCGGAAATCTCTATGGAGATGGATCCAGGTACCTTTGATTTACAACACCTGGAAAGCTACCATCAATCAGGGGTTAATCGAGTTAGTTGTGGCGTACAAGCATTCCAAGAAACCCTACTTCAAGTGAGTGGGCGATCGCATAACCTCACCGATACCTATTCTGCCATTGAATTGATCCGGCAAGTCAATATCCCCAATTTCAGCCTAGATTTAATATCTGGTTTGCCTAACCAAACCTTAGAAATGTGGCAACAATCCCTAGAAGAGGCAATTTCCCTCACACCCAACCACATCTCCATCTACGACCTTACCATCGAACCTGGTACAGCCTTCGGCAGATATTTCCAACCTGGAGATAAACCATTACCCAGCGACGAAACCACCGTGCATATGTATCGCATGGCACAGAAAGTTTTAACCCATGCTGGATATGAACATTATGAAATCTCCAACTATGCTAAACCGGGGTATCAGTGCCGCCATAATCGAGTTTACTGGGAAAACCGCCCTTATTACGCCTTTGGTATGGGTGCAGCTAGCTATATTCAAGGAAAAAGGTTCACCCGTCCCCGCCAAACTCAAACATACTACGATTGGGTGACAGCAGGTGCAGTTATTAACTGTGAAGTAACACCACCAGATGAAGTTTTTTTAGACACATTAATGGTGGGGTTGCGATTAGCTGAAGGTTTAGATTTAACAAATCTTCAGGATAAATTTGGGATCAAAAAAATCGAAGAAACCCTTAAAATTTTACAACCTTACATGCAGAAAGATTGGATAATAATTCAAGACAACAAATTAAAATTAACCGACCCCGAAGGCTTTCTATTTTCTAACGTTATATTGTCTCAACTCTTTGCATATCTTTAA
- a CDS encoding 2Fe-2S iron-sulfur cluster-binding protein, with product MSVSIRFLPDNITVEAEVGESLLDVADKVGVFIPTGCLMGSCHACTVEIVGGDVIRACISPVPPASEELVIQLFSDPSWD from the coding sequence ATGTCTGTTAGCATTCGTTTTCTGCCTGATAACATCACAGTTGAAGCCGAAGTTGGAGAATCCCTACTAGATGTTGCTGATAAAGTAGGTGTGTTTATTCCAACAGGTTGTTTGATGGGTTCTTGTCATGCTTGCACTGTAGAAATTGTCGGTGGTGACGTGATTCGCGCTTGTATTAGTCCTGTACCACCTGCAAGTGAAGAACTGGTAATTCAACTATTTAGTGATCCGAGTTGGGATTAG
- a CDS encoding PIN/TRAM domain-containing protein: MLDAIIIFSFILAAAGVGFYSTDLLPEGTLSRVSNLEALRFVIAVFAAILGGAVGFRLQTGYRRLEAKFRDLPFEVILTRAIGLVIGLLVANLMLAPLFLLPIPVDFSFIKPLVAVVGSIVLAYTGMNLADTHGRGLLRLINPSTVESMLVEGTLKPANTKVLDTSCIIDGRIETLLETGFLEGQIIVPQFVLQELQQVADATKDQKRVRGRRGLEILNRMKEQYSDRIVINQADYDDISTVDAKLVRFAQEINGTLLTNDYNLSKVASVQKVPVLNVNDLVNAVRPSYLPGDNIDIKVLKEGKEPSQGIGYLDDGTMVVVEEGSGYVGGEVRVIVTSALQTSAGRMIFAKPQASALA, translated from the coding sequence ATGCTTGATGCCATTATTATTTTTTCATTCATCCTGGCAGCAGCGGGGGTAGGCTTTTATAGCACCGATTTACTACCAGAAGGTACTTTAAGTCGGGTATCGAACTTAGAAGCTTTACGGTTTGTAATAGCTGTGTTCGCTGCTATCCTTGGTGGTGCAGTCGGCTTTAGACTTCAAACTGGCTACCGTCGTCTTGAAGCAAAGTTTCGAGATTTACCATTTGAAGTCATCCTCACCCGCGCTATCGGCTTGGTGATTGGATTGCTGGTGGCAAACTTGATGCTTGCACCTTTGTTTTTACTGCCCATACCTGTAGATTTTAGCTTTATTAAACCCCTGGTTGCCGTTGTTGGTAGTATTGTTTTGGCATACACAGGGATGAATTTAGCTGATACCCATGGTCGTGGATTGTTACGCTTAATTAACCCTAGTACCGTTGAATCGATGTTGGTGGAAGGTACACTAAAGCCAGCAAATACTAAGGTTTTGGATACGAGTTGTATTATTGATGGTCGGATTGAAACTCTTCTAGAAACAGGATTTTTGGAAGGTCAAATTATTGTCCCTCAATTTGTACTACAAGAATTACAGCAAGTTGCTGATGCCACAAAGGATCAAAAACGAGTCAGAGGAAGACGCGGTTTAGAAATCCTAAATCGGATGAAAGAACAATATAGCGATCGCATTGTGATTAATCAAGCCGATTATGACGACATCTCTACTGTAGATGCGAAGTTAGTCAGGTTTGCCCAAGAAATTAATGGTACTCTCCTCACCAACGATTACAACTTGTCGAAGGTGGCAAGTGTACAAAAAGTCCCAGTATTAAATGTCAACGATTTAGTCAACGCTGTTCGCCCTAGTTATCTTCCAGGCGATAATATCGATATCAAAGTGCTGAAAGAAGGCAAAGAACCCAGCCAAGGCATCGGGTATCTCGACGATGGCACAATGGTGGTGGTGGAAGAAGGTAGTGGTTACGTTGGTGGTGAAGTTCGTGTCATTGTCACCAGTGCATTGCAAACTTCCGCTGGAAGAATGATTTTCGCAAAACCTCAAGCCTCAGCTTTAGCTTAA